The sequence AATGAAATTATGAATATCCACCATAACCTCCACCGAATCTTCCGGAGtctcccaccccttcctcaCAAGCGCATTGTAGAACTGCTGAGGCGATGGGTAATCCCACGTTGACCCCGTCCCGTACGCCTCCCCACCGGGGTTTTCACCTGATGGTCGTGGGATGGTACTTCTCGTTCTGTCCGTTGGGAGATCGAGCTGTTGTCCCGGTTGACGGCTCAGTGATAAATTGGCGgggatgttgttgagagGATTCATAGAGGGGTTGAGATTGTTATGGTCTATTGGGCATTTAGCTGGACCTTGTGAGGCAGGAGGGGTGGATCGATGCATTGGGCATTCTGCTGGTGGGTTGCCGGTTGAGATAGCTGGATGATTGGTGGGGAGTGAGGGATCGATCAGGATTGgttgggtggaggaggaagaggtagaggaagaggaggtcgaACCGATATTCCACTTCATTTTGTGCTGCGTGCTTAGGAGAGATGCTTCTGTACGATACTCTGAGTTGCCTTGTGAGCTCTTTTGTTATTGGGATActcgatgagatgagctggatatGAGATGGATATATGTATCTTTGTAATCTTTCTTGTCGATGTTTTCAACTTTTCAAAGCGGCAAACGGCATTGGTCCGATATATCAGGTTGAAATACATTACGTAAAGAAGCACGTGCACACCTATCTCGCACGCGTGCGAGGGAGGATAAAGGAGGATAAACAAATgcaacatcatcaactcTGGTAGACAAAGACAACCTACAACCTACAACCTACGATCACGATATCAGTCTCGCGAACGGACCATAAAAGAGCAGCCCAATCACAGCAGAACTAGGAATCTCACGACATTACACAAACCCACACCTCTCAACGCATACCTGAATCACCTCTCCCGTGATCGAACTCCCCACCCCAAACAAAATGTCAACCTTAAACCTCAAATCAAGGCATTACTCAGCCCTGGCCTCGCGCCTCCGAACCCTCCAGAACAACCTCTCAGAGACGGAGAAGCAATTGGAACTCATGACGGACCAGCTGAACTCCATGGCTAGGTTGGGTGTGGGATGTGGATCGCAGTGAGTCTGAGTTCGCCGCGTGGAGTGCTAGGATTTGGGATAATATTGCTTGCTCCACTCTTTCATCTGATGATACTTGTCGAAGACAACAGCATATGCTGATTGTTAATCCATTCAGGTTCATGGCCGTATCGCGTCTATTGGATATCGAGCTCCTCAAAGCTACTCAAGAACAGCAACAGCCGCAATCACAGCAGTACGATGAAAGTGCCAACACCACCCATGGTTCACAGTCACAATCGCAATCACAATAATCTCGCTCTGATCTCTCACATGTCTCTCCACTTCATCAATGCATCTAAGCAAGATCGGTCGATCACGATCAGTCACGTGGAACATCCCATGAGGTCCAAGTCTCGGAGAGAGACAAATTTGGGTTAAATCCTACCTTAGAAGTCGATGGAAAAATTGGCTATGGGGTTGAAATGGGTAAAACGATTAAAGGAAGAGACGGATTCGATGGGACGTGAAGTCGACTGAGGTCCATTGTAGTATACACCCTATCGAACGTTGTATGAAACACAGATATTCATAATCTCGCATGAACTGGACTgtcccatcatcatctcaattGTTCAGCGACAGAACCACCTCAATCAATCGCATGATATGCATAGTCACAATCTAACCAGATCCAGGACCAGACCGAGACATCTCGTTTTTATTCAATTTCTTCTTTCAACAATTCAAACAATCTAAATCTGCACAATCCAAAAAATGGGTATATCCGtctatctcccttctctACTTTACGATTAATGAGTGATCTCAACGGTCAAATCACCTTGAGCGATCGAATCGTTCTCCTTCACCAGGACTCTCTTCACTTTACCAGAAACAGGCGACGAGACTACCGATTCCATCTATTGAACACCGATCAATTAGCAAGAGCAACCTCAAGAGATAACACTATTGTCATATTATAATGAAAGTATTACTCACTTTCATAGCACTCAACACACACAGGGGATCACCAGCCTTGACCTCCTGGCCCTCCTTGACCCTCACATCAATGACCACACCTGACATTGGCGAGCCGATAGATCCAGGATCGGACGAAGCCTTCTCCCTCGAGACATGCTCGATGGCAGCATTGGTATCTTCAATGACCACCGCTCGGGTCTCACCGTTGAGTTCGAAGAAACATTCTCTAGTACCCTTCTGTTCGTTCAGGGTACCGACGGCGAGAAGTTTGATAGTGAGAGTTTTACCTTGTTCGATCGAGATGGACATTTCTTCGCCTATCACTGGTTTACCGAGGAAGTATCGGGTGGGTACGACACTGAGTGGGGTGTACTAAATTAGCATTGTATCTTGTATAGTCGGACTTGTAGATCGACAAACAGTAGACcaaaggagaaagaacagAATCTGAGATTACTTGAAGGAGAAAAGGCTCACCTCAAATCACCATACTTCTCCACAAAGCCCTGGAACTCCTCAAACACCTTAGGATACATATAGTAACTCGCCACATCGAAATCAGTAATGTGCAAACCGAATTTATCCCTCAATTCCTTCTTGATAGTTTGGAAATCCAAAGGCTTCATCGATAATCCAGGTCGTTGATCGATCCTCTCCTTATCTCTGATAATGTTGGATCGGAGAGGTTCAGGGAATCCACCATATGGTTGGCCCAGGTATCCCTGGAAGAATTCCACTACACTCGATGGGAAGTCTAGGGTGGAAGCTTTGTCGAGGACATCGTCCTtggagaggttgttggataCCATGAATTGGGCGAAGTCGCCTACCACCTTAGAGGAGGGAGTAACTTTGACGATGTCACCGCACTATTCCGTTAAACAGTCAGCAATCTAGACATGAGATAGTAAGGGAAAAATACAGGTCAAACTCACAAGCTGGTTAGCCTCGATATACTTCCTCTTAATGTCCAACCACTGGGTACCAAGACCGAGTTGAGAAGCTTGGAATTGCAAGTTGGTGTATTGACTATCAAAGCGATGTGATCAGTACATGAGCGATGAGATTGCGAAAAAGGAGCTAGACCCACCCTCCAGGCATCTCATGGTCGAACACACCAGAATCAGAAGCTCTGACATTGGCTTCGAAACATTGGTAGAGCTTTCTTATTTGGGACCAGTATTGGTTCAAAGCTTGGATGTTCTCATGGGAGATACCAGTTCCAAGACCAGTTTGTTCGAGAGCTGAGCAGACAGCTCCCATAGCTGGTTGAGAGGTGAGACCGGAGAGATCTGAGCGGGGCCAGAGGATGTCATCAGTAAGATCTCTACACCCGTCATGAAAGGGGGAGCTGCCGATGGGTCTTGATACCAAACATGGAGGCAAAGAAGGgaagccaactcaccatcgatagcaacatcaacaacatccgCACCAGCATGCGCACAAGCAATCATACTAGCAGCGGCAATACCGGCAGTATCATGCGAGTGAACGTGGATAGGTAGATCAGGGTGGGCCTTTCTGATTGAACCAATCAACAATCTAGCAGCTTCAGGCTTGAGCAGACCAGCCATATCCTTGATACCCAATACGTGGATACCTTCCTTGACCAACGCATCGGTGAGGTCGAGGTAATATTGTAAGGTGTATTTGGTTTTCTTGGGGTTGGCGACATCACCAGAGTAACAGATGGTAGCTTCGACAACACCTCCAGCTTTCTTGGCGGCGTCAATACCGATCTTCAAGTTGTCCAAGTAGTTCAAGGAATCGAAAATTCTGAAAATGTCCAATCCTGCTTCTACGGCCTTCTTGGAGAAGTCGTAAATGGCGTTATCGGGGTACGAAGTGTATCCGACAGCATTGGCACCTCGGACCAaagcttgaagagggatgttggGGACCAATTTCCTGAGGGTTCTCAATCTGTCCCATGGGTCTTCGTAGAGGAATCGCATGGATACGTCGAAGGTAGCTCCACCCCAACATTCAAGTGAATACGCGTTCTGCAAAGCGTGAGAAGTTTCCTTGGCGATGTTGGCCATGTCGACGGTTCTCATTCGAGTGGCCAAAAGAGATTGATGGGCATCTCTCCATGTAGTGTCCATGATAAGAGTACCCTTGTAGTTTCTGATGGCTTTAGCGAAAGCTTCGGGACCTTcgttgacgatgatgtttCTCCAACCGTTTTGACAAGGTACAGAAGTATCGACAATCTTGGAAGAGTCGGCGTTGTCCCTGATTTGCGGGATGATAGCTTCGGTGTTGAGACCTGGTTCACCCATTTGACCTTTGATGGAAGAACCGTTGACTGCCAAGTCACCGAGGTATGCAAGGAGTTTCTGGGCTCTGTTTTGAGAGTGAACGAGTTTGAAGAGATCGGGGGTGTCATCGATGAAAGTGGTCCAGGTTTTTCCGGATTCGAAGACTTGGTGGGTAAGTAATCGGAtaaggaaggggatgttggtCTGAGCAACATCACTAAGTCAGCTCCCAATCACTATCACCGAAATACAGGcatgagctcaccttgacaccTCTGATTCTGAACTCGATCAAAGCTCtcaacatcttccttctAGCAACTTCGAATGTAGCACCGCTGACAGAGCACTTGACGAGCAAAGAGTCGTAGTGAGGAGTGATTTGCGCACCAGCGTAACCGGAAGAAGCATCCAATCGCACACCATTACCACCGGCGGATCGATACACTTCGATCTTACCGGTATCAGGTTGGAAACCAGCAGCGGGATCTTCAGTGGTGATTCGACATTGGATGGCGAAACCTCTTCTGTGGATGTGCTCTTGAGTCAAACCAAGTTGTTCAAGGGTGACACCAGCAGCGATTTGGATTTGAGCAGCAACGATATCGATACCGGTGATCTCTTCGGTGATGGTGTGTTCTACTTGGATACGGGGGTTAATCTCGATGAAATAGTGTCGGTTCTGTTGGTCTACCAAGAACTCGGCAGTACCGGCATTTCGGTAGTTGACACCTCGAGCAAGCTTGAGGGCGTCGCTG comes from Kwoniella bestiolae CBS 10118 chromosome 1, complete sequence and encodes:
- a CDS encoding pyruvate carboxylase codes for the protein MTIHLYPENDMDKPSYFTHGRSTHQQIEAWVSHLGYDTSRPGTPSTPSVNPHTIHGLRKKQAGHSGPLKKVLVANRGEIAIRVFRTAHELAMSTVAIYSHEDRMGAHRYKSDESYLVGKGLAPVAAYLSQDDIVRIALEHEVDMIHPGYGFLSENAGFAKKVEDAGIAFIGPRPETIDALGDKTKARTLAIKTGVPVVPGTPGPVESYDKASEFIEKYGFPVIIKAAMGGGGRGMRVVRDQESFKESFERAVSEAKSAFGDGTVFIERFLDRPRHIEVQLLADGEGNCVHLFERDCSVQRRHQKVVEVAPAPHLDESVRQAILSDALKLARGVNYRNAGTAEFLVDQQNRHYFIEINPRIQVEHTITEEITGIDIVAAQIQIAAGVTLEQLGLTQEHIHRRGFAIQCRITTEDPAAGFQPDTGKIEVYRSAGGNGVRLDASSGYAGAQITPHYDSLLVKCSVSGATFEVARRKMLRALIEFRIRGVKTNIPFLIRLLTHQVFESGKTWTTFIDDTPDLFKLVHSQNRAQKLLAYLGDLAVNGSSIKGQMGEPGLNTEAIIPQIRDNADSSKIVDTSVPCQNGWRNIIVNEGPEAFAKAIRNYKGTLIMDTTWRDAHQSLLATRMRTVDMANIAKETSHALQNAYSLECWGGATFDVSMRFLYEDPWDRLRTLRKLVPNIPLQALVRGANAVGYTSYPDNAIYDFSKKAVEAGLDIFRIFDSLNYLDNLKIGIDAAKKAGGVVEATICYSGDVANPKKTKYTLQYYLDLTDALVKEGIHVLGIKDMAGLLKPEAARLLIGSIRKAHPDLPIHVHSHDTAGIAAASMIACAHAGADVVDVAIDDLSGLTSQPAMGAVCSALEQTGLGTGISHENIQALNQYWSQIRKLYQCFEANVRASDSGVFDHEMPGGQYTNLQFQASQLGLGTQWLDIKRKYIEANQLCGDIVKVTPSSKVVGDFAQFMVSNNLSKDDVLDKASTLDFPSSVVEFFQGYLGQPYGGFPEPLRSNIIRDKERIDQRPGLSMKPLDFQTIKKELRDKFGLHITDFDVASYYMYPKVFEEFQGFVEKYGDLSVVPTRYFLGKPVIGEEMSISIEQGKTLTIKLLAVGTLNEQKGTRECFFELNGETRAVVIEDTNAAIEHVSREKASSDPGSIGSPMSGVVIDVRVKEGQEVKAGDPLCVLSAMKMESVVSSPVSGKVKRVLVKENDSIAQGDLTVEITH